In one Oryza glaberrima chromosome 2, OglaRS2, whole genome shotgun sequence genomic region, the following are encoded:
- the LOC127761863 gene encoding protein CNGC15b — protein sequence MVLTRSCRRSSTMACNGSRAVRFQNDMELPHWKTSSVPECTSSSRSTKHGKAQHQQQQHHDPRKWRRGGGGGGSLKDRVLSRAFSEELESLMSSGANHLFFDPRGQLIHLWSKIFLAACLASLFVDPLFLYLTGTRQNMCIELKYSLAFTLSMIRSLLDLFYAAHIFFRFRTAFIAPSSRVFGRGELVIQPCKIARRYLAGTFWFDLVTALPLPQFVIWIVIPKLKESATANRKNILRFSIIFQYLPRLFQIFPLSRQIVMATGVMMETAWAGAAYNLILYMLASHVLGALWYLFSVQRQEACWREACHVEGPSCQTLFFDCKTVSSNRTMWYELSNITSLCTPSNGFYQFGIYGEALDNGLTSSSFTQKYFYCFWWGLKNLSCLGQNLSTSLFIGEITFATVIGVLGLVLFALLIGNMQSYLQATMVRLEEWRTKRTDMERWMNHRQIPQPLKQCVRRYHQYKWLATRGVDEEALLEDLPMDIRRDIKRHLCLDLVRRVPLFDEMDERMLEAICERLRPALYTRGTRLVRELDPVDSMLFIIRGYLDSYTTQGGRSGFFNSCRIGAGEFCGEELLPWALDPRPAASLPLSTRTVRAVSEVEAFALVADDLRFVASQFRRLHSARIRHRFRFYSHQWRTWAACFIQAAWRRNKRRRASMELRMREGGEARPGGSVRCRRHSCDGKALIKKPMEPDFTVEEED from the exons ATGGTTTTGACCAGAAGCTGCCGTAGATCTAGCACCATGGCATGCAATGGCTCACGAGCCGTCAG GTTTCAGAATGACATGGAGCTCCCGCACTGGAAAACATCAAGCGTGCCGGAGTGCACGTCGTCGAGCAGGTCGACGAAGCACGGCAAGGCtcaacaccagcagcagcagcaccacgaCCCGAGGaaatggcggcgaggcggcggcggcggcggcagcctcaAGGACCGGGTGCTGTCGCGGGCCTTCTCGGAGGAGCTGGAGTCGCTGATGAGCTCCGGGGCGAACCACCTCTTCTTCGACCCGCGCGGGCAGCTGATCCACCTGTGGAGCAAGATCTTCCTCGCCGCCTGCCTCGCCTCCCTCTTCGTCGACCCGCTATTCCTCTACCTCACGGGGACGAGGCAGAACATGTGCATCGAGCTGAAGTACTCGCTGGCGTTCACGCTCTCCATGATCCGCTCCCTGCTCGACCTCTTCTACGCCGCGCACATCTTCTTCCGCTTCCGCACCGCCTTCATCGCCCCCTCGTCGCGCGTGTTCGGCAGGGGCGAGCTCGTCATCCAGCCCTGCAAGATCGCCAGGAGGTACCTCGCCGGCACCTTCTGGTTCGATCTCGTCACCGCGCTGCCCCTACCGCAG TTCGTGATCTGGATTGTGATACCGAAGCTGAAAGAGTCCGCGACGGCCAACCGGAAGAACATCCTCCGCTTCAGCATCATCTTCCAGTACCTGCCGCGGCTGTTCCAGATCTTCCCGCTCTCGAGGCAGATCGTCATGGCCACCGGCGTCATGATGGAGACCGCGTGGGCCGGCGCCGCCTACAACCTCATACTCTACATGCTCGCGAGCCAC GTGCTGGGAGCACTGTGGTACCTCTTCTCGGTGCAGAGGCAGGAGGCGTGCTGGCGAGAGGCGTGCCACGTGGAGGGCCCGTCGTGCCAGACCCTGTTTTTCGACTGCAAGACGGTCAGCAGCAACAGGACGATGTGGTACGAGCTGAGCAACATTACGAGCTTGTGCACGCCCAGCAATGGCTTCTACCAGTTCGGCATCTACGGCGAGGCGCTGGACAACGGGCTGACGTCGTCGTCCTTCACGCAGAAGTACTTCTACTGCTTCTGGTGGGGGCTGAAGAACCTGAG CTGCTTGGGGCAGAATCTGTCGACGAGCCTGTTCATCGGGGAAATAACATTCGCAACCGTCATTGGCGTTCTTGGGCTGGTGCTGTTTGCTCTGCTCATCGGCAATATGCAA TCTTACCTGCAGGCGACGATGGTGCGGCTGGAGGAGTGGCGGACGAAGCGGACGGACATGGAGCGATGGATGAACCACAGGCAGATACCGCAGCCGCTGAAGCAGTGCGTGAGGAGGTACCACCAGTACAAGTGGTTGGCCACCCgcggcgtcgacgaggaggCGTTGCTCGAGGACCTCCCCATGGACATCCGCCGCGACATCAAGCGCCACCTCTGCCTCGACCTCGTCCGGAGA GTGCCGCTGTTCGACGAGATGGACGAGCGGATGCTGGAGGCGATCTGCGAGCGGCTGCGGCCGGCGCTGTACACGAGGGGCACGCGGCTGGTGCGGGAGCTGGACCCGGTGGACTCCATGCTGTTCATCATCCGGGGGTACCTCGACTCGTACACGACGCAGGGGGGCAGGTCGGGGTTCTTCAACTCGTGCCGCATCGGGGCGGGGGAGTTCTGCGGGGAGGAGCTCCTGCCGTGGGCGCTGGACCCGCGCCCCGCCGCGTCGCTGCCGCTGTCCACGCGCACCGTGCGGGCCGTGTCGGAGGTGGAGGCGTtcgcgctcgtcgccgacgacctccggttCGTGGCGTCGCAGTTCCGGCGCCTGCACAGCGCGCGCATCCGGCACAGGTTCCGCTTCTACTCCCACCAGTGGCGCACGTGGGCGGCGTGCTTCATCCAGGCCGCCTGGCGCCGGAACAAGCGGCGCCGCGCGTCCATGGAGCTCAGGAtgcgggagggcggcgaggcgcggccgGGAGGGAGCGTGAGGTGTCGTCGGCACAGCTGCGACGGCAAAGCGCTCATCAAGAAACCCATGGAACCGGATTTCACCGTCGAAGAAGAGGACTGA
- the LOC127761516 gene encoding cyclin-B1-3-like isoform X2 produces MASRRTAPEMFLLRKAREAPAAADKCRKPIKQRNENNKAKPEVIVISSDSEKQKKSPAQRAASRRAPIQTLTSILTKCSRASGGVISPKKELIYDIDASDAHNELAVIDYVEDIYRFYRSTENTYRPLCTYMVSQTEINERMRAILTDWLIEVHYRLMLMPETLYLTVYIIDQYLSLENVARNELQLVGVSAMLIAYKYEETWAPLLSCHNCRLRTSLSYQTTPSAGSRF; encoded by the exons ATGGCGTCGAGGAGGACGGCACCGGAGATGTTCCTGCTCAGGAAAGCAAGGGAG gcaccagcagcagctgACAAGTGCAGGAAACCAATCAAGCAGCGCAACGAGAACAACAAGGCTAAGCCAGAAGTCATCGTGATCAGTTCGGACTCCGAGAAACAGAAGAAAAGTCCAGCCCAGAGAGCAGCCTCCCGGAGGGCACCAATCCAAACGCTCACCTCGATTCTGACCAAGTGCAGCAGG GCTTCTGGCGGTGTGATCAGCCCGAAAAAGGAGCTGATATACGACATCGATGCATCTGATGCTCACAACGAGCTGGCAGTGATTGATTACGTCGAAGATATCTACAGATTCTACAGGAGCACTGAG AACACCTACCGGCCTCTCTGCACCTACATGGTGTCACAGACCGAGATCAACGAGAGAATGAGAGCAATCCTGACTGATTGGCTCATCGAAGTGCACTACAGGCTTATGCTGATGCCGGAGACCCTGTACCTCACTGTCTACATAATTGATCAGTACCTGTCCCTGGAGAATGTGGCCAGGAATGAGCTGCAGCTTGTCGGAGTAAGCGCCATGTTGATAGCCTACAAGTATGAGGAGACTTGGGCTCCATTG TTGAGCTGCCATAATTGCAGGTTAAGGACTTCCTTGTCATATCAGACAACTCCTTCAGCAGGCAGCAGGTTCTGA
- the LOC127761516 gene encoding cyclin-B1-3-like isoform X1, producing the protein MASRRTAPEMFLLRKAREKAPAAADKCRKPIKQRNENNKAKPEVIVISSDSEKQKKSPAQRAASRRAPIQTLTSILTKCSRASGGVISPKKELIYDIDASDAHNELAVIDYVEDIYRFYRSTENTYRPLCTYMVSQTEINERMRAILTDWLIEVHYRLMLMPETLYLTVYIIDQYLSLENVARNELQLVGVSAMLIAYKYEETWAPLLSCHNCRLRTSLSYQTTPSAGSRF; encoded by the exons ATGGCGTCGAGGAGGACGGCACCGGAGATGTTCCTGCTCAGGAAAGCAAGGGAG AaggcaccagcagcagctgACAAGTGCAGGAAACCAATCAAGCAGCGCAACGAGAACAACAAGGCTAAGCCAGAAGTCATCGTGATCAGTTCGGACTCCGAGAAACAGAAGAAAAGTCCAGCCCAGAGAGCAGCCTCCCGGAGGGCACCAATCCAAACGCTCACCTCGATTCTGACCAAGTGCAGCAGG GCTTCTGGCGGTGTGATCAGCCCGAAAAAGGAGCTGATATACGACATCGATGCATCTGATGCTCACAACGAGCTGGCAGTGATTGATTACGTCGAAGATATCTACAGATTCTACAGGAGCACTGAG AACACCTACCGGCCTCTCTGCACCTACATGGTGTCACAGACCGAGATCAACGAGAGAATGAGAGCAATCCTGACTGATTGGCTCATCGAAGTGCACTACAGGCTTATGCTGATGCCGGAGACCCTGTACCTCACTGTCTACATAATTGATCAGTACCTGTCCCTGGAGAATGTGGCCAGGAATGAGCTGCAGCTTGTCGGAGTAAGCGCCATGTTGATAGCCTACAAGTATGAGGAGACTTGGGCTCCATTG TTGAGCTGCCATAATTGCAGGTTAAGGACTTCCTTGTCATATCAGACAACTCCTTCAGCAGGCAGCAGGTTCTGA